The Kozakia baliensis genome includes a region encoding these proteins:
- a CDS encoding glycosyltransferase family 2 protein, with protein MRFSLVIATIDRVKELKKFFEGLEKQKTKDLEVIIVDQSGDDRYVELIEQYNKIWPIIHVRTGKMKVRAATVFGTEKATGDIITFPDDDCIYTPTVLEQVDQHFRSKDAPQFVTGSVVNLDGNPTKMGRWLTSSTWLNAKNIWTGLIEFNVFVSRAAYEAVGGYDTDMGLGAKFGAAEGPDLGLRLLKRGYKGYFDKNLVVMHPDKPITINGPRAISYGLGHGYAMRKNNSGLDTVGVFLFRPLAGAFLNLISNDKKKASYYWNTFVGRSKAYFSKEARIASRKS; from the coding sequence ATGCGTTTCTCTCTCGTCATTGCGACCATAGACCGTGTTAAAGAATTAAAGAAATTTTTCGAAGGTCTCGAAAAACAAAAAACAAAAGACCTCGAGGTTATTATTGTAGATCAAAGCGGTGACGACAGATATGTCGAACTGATCGAACAATATAATAAAATTTGGCCTATCATCCATGTTCGCACGGGAAAAATGAAGGTGAGAGCTGCCACTGTATTTGGTACGGAAAAGGCGACTGGAGATATCATCACTTTCCCTGATGACGATTGTATTTACACGCCAACTGTACTTGAACAAGTTGATCAGCATTTTCGCTCCAAGGACGCGCCTCAATTCGTTACCGGCTCAGTAGTAAATTTAGACGGAAACCCTACAAAAATGGGACGTTGGCTTACGAGTTCAACGTGGTTGAATGCTAAAAATATCTGGACGGGTCTCATTGAATTTAATGTTTTTGTTTCTCGAGCAGCTTATGAAGCCGTTGGTGGATATGATACCGACATGGGTCTTGGTGCAAAATTCGGTGCTGCTGAAGGGCCAGATCTTGGACTTCGCCTTTTGAAAAGAGGCTACAAAGGCTATTTCGATAAAAATCTAGTCGTTATGCATCCAGACAAACCAATCACGATTAATGGACCACGTGCTATTTCTTATGGTCTTGGACATGGCTATGCCATGCGCAAAAATAACTCTGGATTAGATACTGTTGGCGTCTTCTTATTCCGTCCTCTTGCGGGAGCTTTTCTCAATTTAATCTCGAACGACAAGAAAAAAGCCTCTTATTATTGGAATACATTTGTAGGTCGTTCAAAAGCATACTTTTCCAAAGAAGCCCGCATTGCTTCAAGGAAATCATAA
- a CDS encoding glycosyltransferase family 2 protein, which yields MKNTINSEKFVPRHIKISREILQNMSNRYKAISENPLVAVGIATSGRAAILSEMVKDLKKQTVKPYRIVISYSKPSDIEGIDLDGVELLQGKQGLTAQRNAILDNARDADIIQFFDDDFFPKNDFLEQVANAFRADSNVVGVTGQVIADGAKGPGLTVSFARTQLISNQFDASDSQKEDVFNTYGCNMAFRISALEISKIRFDEKLPLYGWYEDMDFSRRLLPYGRLIKVKTAIGVHLGSKAGKSPGCRLGYSQVVNSFYLAHKGSYPWDHAFRSAGRHVLINALRSAKPEQWVDRRGRLKGNLIGLWDVIRGRLTPERASQF from the coding sequence ATGAAGAACACTATCAACTCAGAAAAATTCGTACCCCGGCATATAAAAATTTCTAGAGAGATTCTTCAAAACATGTCTAATCGCTATAAAGCCATATCAGAGAACCCTCTTGTTGCAGTTGGTATCGCCACAAGCGGTCGCGCTGCAATTTTATCGGAAATGGTAAAAGATTTAAAAAAACAGACCGTAAAGCCTTATCGGATTGTTATATCGTATTCTAAGCCTAGCGATATAGAAGGAATTGATCTGGATGGCGTCGAGCTCCTTCAAGGAAAGCAAGGATTAACAGCTCAGCGCAATGCTATCCTCGACAACGCTCGAGACGCTGATATCATTCAGTTTTTCGATGACGATTTTTTTCCTAAAAATGACTTTTTAGAGCAAGTCGCCAATGCATTTAGAGCGGACTCTAATGTGGTGGGTGTGACTGGGCAGGTTATTGCTGATGGCGCGAAAGGTCCTGGTTTGACGGTTAGCTTTGCAAGAACGCAATTAATCAGCAATCAATTTGATGCTTCAGACTCACAAAAAGAAGATGTCTTCAATACATATGGATGCAATATGGCATTCCGAATCTCCGCACTCGAAATAAGCAAAATCAGGTTTGATGAAAAATTGCCGCTTTATGGTTGGTATGAAGACATGGATTTTTCACGGCGTCTCCTGCCTTATGGCAGATTGATCAAGGTAAAAACCGCGATTGGTGTTCATTTAGGGAGCAAAGCTGGCAAATCTCCGGGATGCCGCCTTGGCTACTCGCAAGTCGTTAATTCATTCTACCTCGCTCATAAAGGCAGTTACCCTTGGGATCATGCGTTTCGCAGTGCAGGTCGTCATGTTCTGATCAATGCCTTAAGAAGCGCAAAACCAGAGCAGTGGGTCGATCGACGCGGTCGATTAAAAGGGAATCTCATTGGCTTGTGGGATGTAATCCGCGGAAGGCTCACTCCTGAGCGCGCTTCGCAGTTCTAA
- a CDS encoding glycosyltransferase family 4 protein, whose translation MKNLFLNGRFLVQSLSGVQRFAREVTDALAAIVPENDPLRPVILLPPDSHETGPLTGPGLKRKKVGKWRGQIWEQFSLSVAARKGILLNLGNTGPVFGGKRFVVMHDAGVFAIKDSYSFAFRWWYRLLFLLLSRSGTKLITVSNFSQRELAKYLHIPAQRISVIQEGADHILKVQADESILQKHSLETGRFILAVGNLAPHKNLKILNSLSSVLEKSNLKLVISGSFNNAVFNTKSELPSFATFVGRVNDAELHALYRHAAVLIFPSIYEGFGLPPVEAMTCGCPVIATDIPVLREVCGNAALFFKNEVELKDAVLHLSQDNNLRETLKKHAFAQSKNYRWKNTAQQILEIIKDK comes from the coding sequence ATGAAAAACTTGTTTCTAAATGGCCGTTTTCTAGTCCAGTCTTTGAGCGGCGTGCAGCGTTTTGCGCGAGAAGTAACGGATGCTTTGGCGGCCATTGTCCCAGAAAATGATCCTTTGCGGCCAGTCATTCTTCTGCCGCCCGACAGCCATGAAACCGGACCGCTTACGGGTCCCGGCCTAAAGCGGAAAAAAGTCGGGAAATGGCGCGGACAAATCTGGGAGCAGTTTTCTCTATCAGTTGCTGCTCGGAAAGGCATCTTACTTAATCTTGGCAATACCGGACCGGTTTTTGGCGGGAAACGTTTCGTCGTCATGCATGACGCGGGCGTATTCGCGATAAAAGACTCTTATTCCTTTGCATTCCGGTGGTGGTACCGCCTTTTATTTCTCTTACTATCAAGAAGTGGCACGAAACTAATTACTGTTTCGAATTTTTCTCAACGAGAATTAGCGAAATACTTACACATCCCAGCGCAAAGAATTTCTGTCATCCAAGAAGGCGCAGATCATATATTAAAAGTACAAGCCGACGAAAGTATTCTACAAAAACATTCTCTTGAAACAGGTCGTTTTATCCTTGCAGTCGGCAATTTAGCACCGCACAAAAACCTAAAAATCCTCAACTCTCTTTCTTCTGTATTGGAAAAATCCAACCTAAAACTGGTTATCAGCGGCAGCTTTAACAATGCTGTTTTCAATACTAAATCCGAGTTGCCGAGTTTTGCCACTTTTGTTGGCCGCGTGAACGATGCAGAACTTCATGCACTTTATCGTCATGCCGCAGTACTAATTTTTCCTTCAATCTACGAAGGGTTTGGGCTGCCTCCAGTAGAAGCCATGACATGCGGATGTCCCGTTATCGCGACTGATATTCCTGTATTACGCGAGGTCTGTGGGAACGCTGCCCTCTTTTTCAAGAATGAAGTCGAGTTAAAGGATGCTGTCTTACACTTAAGTCAAGACAATAATCTTCGAGAAACGTTGAAGAAACATGCTTTTGCGCAGTCAAAAAACTATCGTTGGAAGAATACAGCACAGCAAATTCTCGAAATTATAAAAGACAAATGA
- a CDS encoding GumC family protein, with the protein MNGMTSVPNAEYVPPARIFSTFKRHKLLIAGVTLVITTVSAAAISQLKPYYDATTTISVGTKQASFHDLQATLGTQDVDAVAINTQVGVLTSPAIALNVTRNLHLDERPEFRSILDKEPLPHRLKRVLHLATASAPLSAHDRVLATSLLLMGHVKIINDGRSAIINVTARTPDASLSASIANAYAQAYFEFQRQNKIAAIRHASALLDEQLAPLRNRLFSAEQAVEQYQEQHGMIALQASSAGQGDEAQNNAATTVAGARLEQMNRELVAAQSDLMAKQSQYEQTLSAMHTGRLDSSPGSVASPLIQSLRSQQVQLNGRIASLNSTALDNNPELIAARAESARISAHIASETGKIAESSKHELDAARARVDQITQEMDTLQSRVTTENQADVKLRQLQSEATAARMVYRDYLGRLTQTSSEAALQEPEADLISAAQIPLGASGPPKARLGALVFILALGAGLGAALIKEKTRSNMRTLSEMEGTEIFGLGMLPLFSGTIREQFKARNSLYLSMSDAIRGMVSFRQSAVNEKVIVITSAEPAEGKTTFAVTLAASIGRRRQRALIIDCDARRPSLSNVIGLRDTSSGLHHDVMPGVDVFILHPDPSDPLLLNIEEVESTVAKMRPIYDTIILDAPPVLVSPDAGLLAASGSPVIMVTKWHHTPTSAVKEALRVLRAYHARILGGVFSQVRLSELSPSEGGRLNSYSGYYSLSNS; encoded by the coding sequence ATGAATGGCATGACAAGCGTCCCAAACGCTGAGTATGTGCCGCCCGCGCGTATTTTTTCGACTTTTAAACGCCATAAGCTGCTTATAGCTGGGGTGACGCTTGTCATTACCACTGTATCGGCTGCCGCAATTTCGCAGCTTAAGCCTTACTATGATGCAACTACGACAATATCGGTCGGCACCAAACAAGCCTCGTTTCACGACCTACAAGCAACGCTTGGCACACAAGATGTCGACGCCGTGGCCATTAACACTCAGGTTGGTGTTCTAACGAGCCCCGCGATTGCACTTAACGTTACGCGCAACCTTCATCTTGATGAGCGTCCTGAATTTCGCAGCATCCTCGATAAGGAACCTTTACCTCATCGACTGAAACGGGTGCTCCATCTTGCTACTGCATCAGCCCCGCTATCGGCGCATGATCGTGTGCTTGCCACAAGCTTACTCCTTATGGGGCACGTCAAGATCATCAATGATGGTCGCTCCGCCATCATCAATGTGACGGCACGCACACCCGATGCATCATTAAGTGCGTCAATCGCGAATGCTTATGCGCAGGCTTATTTTGAATTTCAAAGACAGAACAAGATAGCGGCTATTCGGCACGCCTCTGCTCTTTTAGATGAGCAGTTGGCTCCTCTACGAAATCGACTGTTTTCCGCTGAGCAGGCCGTCGAGCAATATCAAGAGCAACATGGAATGATTGCTCTACAAGCTAGCTCTGCAGGCCAAGGTGACGAAGCTCAGAACAACGCGGCAACAACTGTTGCAGGTGCTCGTTTGGAGCAGATGAACCGAGAGCTTGTTGCAGCCCAATCGGACTTAATGGCGAAACAGTCGCAATATGAGCAGACTTTGTCTGCTATGCATACTGGGCGCCTCGATAGTTCGCCTGGCTCTGTTGCCTCGCCACTTATTCAGTCCCTTCGTAGTCAGCAGGTTCAGCTTAACGGACGTATCGCGAGCTTGAACTCCACTGCGCTCGATAACAATCCCGAATTGATTGCCGCACGCGCTGAATCGGCACGCATTAGTGCTCATATCGCGTCGGAAACTGGCAAGATTGCAGAAAGTTCAAAGCACGAGCTTGATGCCGCTCGCGCGCGCGTTGACCAAATCACCCAAGAAATGGACACGCTGCAATCCCGCGTTACCACTGAAAATCAAGCGGATGTAAAGCTTCGCCAGCTTCAAAGCGAAGCAACTGCCGCGAGAATGGTATATCGCGATTATCTTGGGCGCTTAACTCAGACTTCGTCCGAAGCGGCACTGCAAGAGCCTGAAGCCGATCTGATCTCAGCGGCTCAAATACCCTTAGGTGCGTCAGGACCGCCAAAAGCACGCCTTGGGGCGCTGGTTTTCATCCTGGCATTGGGCGCCGGCTTGGGTGCTGCCCTTATCAAGGAAAAAACACGCTCAAATATGCGTACGTTATCGGAGATGGAAGGAACGGAGATCTTCGGATTGGGAATGTTGCCTTTATTTTCCGGCACGATCCGAGAGCAATTCAAGGCACGCAATTCACTCTATCTGAGCATGAGTGACGCCATACGCGGCATGGTGAGTTTCAGACAGTCTGCCGTGAATGAGAAGGTCATCGTCATCACTTCTGCCGAACCTGCGGAAGGAAAAACGACATTCGCTGTCACGCTTGCCGCAAGTATTGGTCGTCGCCGTCAACGTGCTTTAATTATCGATTGCGATGCACGTAGACCCAGTCTTTCAAACGTCATTGGTCTTCGAGATACTTCTTCAGGTCTCCACCATGATGTTATGCCAGGTGTAGATGTATTCATCTTACATCCGGATCCATCCGATCCCCTTCTTCTCAATATTGAAGAAGTTGAAAGTACTGTCGCAAAAATGCGCCCTATTTACGATACAATCATTCTGGACGCTCCGCCCGTGCTCGTTAGCCCTGATGCAGGATTGCTTGCTGCGTCTGGAAGTCCTGTCATCATGGTGACCAAATGGCATCATACGCCTACCAGCGCAGTGAAAGAAGCATTACGCGTGTTGAGAGCTTATCATGCCCGTATTCTTGGTGGTGTTTTCTCGCAGGTCAGGCTTAGCGAACTTAGCCCTTCAGAAGGAGGAAGATTGAATTCCTATTCTGGATATTACTCTCTAAGTAACTCTTAA
- the wbaP gene encoding undecaprenyl-phosphate galactose phosphotransferase WbaP, with protein MENSTSYARMPHGNSAVDSSSAPPWQANSSVHNHWASRIAFGMLLISDIISFITAIGLGAIAAVFFHHFSGKPLASHLSFTEVAWQMTLVSLPIFTVCALYFSYVGHYRDRIPFWSETRQVVGASFCCTLAAGFLAFFFKVDNMRLVHLAPWFCFPFLLIIYRNFSKQALDRLGFWRVPVMLIGSPENTSHALDILHTGFPPGVLVKNVLRAEDAVHILETSNGNEFLESAGVVQLILALDIYSPVTQRLVAAIARRRLPFALMPQIADLPVQCTNSISYFSHDAVIMTYRSSLDQRLHRALKLSFDVLAALTLFILVLPVFALLFVLVKRDGGPAMFGHARIGRNGQTFRCLKFRSMVPNAGEVLHDLLENDPAARAEWAATQKLTNDPRITKVGRILRKTSLDELPQLLNVLRLEMSLVGPRPIVGAETAHYGEDIAYYYATRPGITGLWQVSGRSDTSYERRVQLDRWYVRNWTLWHDIAILLKTLPAVLFQSGAR; from the coding sequence ATGGAAAACAGCACTTCTTATGCGCGTATGCCTCATGGAAACAGTGCGGTGGATTCATCTTCCGCACCTCCGTGGCAGGCCAATTCCTCCGTCCACAATCACTGGGCGAGTCGAATTGCTTTCGGCATGCTGCTCATCAGCGATATCATCAGTTTTATAACGGCCATTGGCTTGGGCGCGATTGCAGCGGTATTTTTCCACCATTTTTCAGGAAAACCGCTTGCCTCTCATCTTTCTTTTACGGAAGTGGCTTGGCAGATGACCCTGGTGTCCCTGCCTATTTTTACTGTTTGCGCTCTATATTTCAGCTATGTTGGGCATTACCGGGATCGTATTCCCTTTTGGAGCGAAACGCGTCAGGTCGTAGGCGCGTCTTTCTGCTGCACTTTGGCTGCGGGATTTCTGGCGTTTTTCTTTAAAGTCGACAATATGCGCCTTGTTCATCTGGCGCCTTGGTTTTGTTTCCCTTTCCTGCTAATTATCTACCGGAATTTTTCCAAGCAGGCACTTGATCGACTGGGCTTCTGGCGCGTGCCAGTTATGCTTATCGGTTCACCTGAAAACACCTCTCATGCCTTAGACATTCTTCACACAGGATTTCCGCCGGGGGTGCTGGTAAAGAACGTTTTAAGAGCCGAAGATGCTGTTCACATTTTAGAAACTTCAAACGGGAATGAATTTCTAGAATCCGCCGGTGTTGTTCAGCTTATCCTTGCCTTGGATATCTACTCTCCCGTGACACAAAGGCTGGTGGCGGCTATCGCACGCCGACGTCTTCCTTTCGCCCTTATGCCGCAAATTGCAGATCTTCCTGTTCAATGCACGAACTCCATTTCTTACTTCAGTCATGATGCTGTCATCATGACCTACCGCAGCAGTCTCGATCAAAGACTGCATCGTGCACTGAAATTGAGCTTCGATGTGCTGGCTGCCTTGACTCTATTCATACTTGTCCTGCCAGTTTTTGCGTTGCTTTTCGTTTTGGTAAAGCGTGATGGTGGTCCGGCAATGTTCGGGCATGCTCGCATTGGGCGTAATGGGCAGACGTTCCGTTGCCTCAAGTTCCGTAGTATGGTGCCTAATGCAGGCGAGGTTCTGCATGATCTTCTCGAAAATGATCCTGCGGCGCGCGCTGAATGGGCAGCAACTCAAAAACTGACAAACGATCCGCGCATTACAAAAGTGGGGAGGATCCTTCGCAAGACGAGCCTTGATGAACTCCCTCAACTGCTCAATGTGCTGCGCCTTGAGATGAGCCTCGTCGGCCCCCGTCCCATTGTTGGTGCCGAAACTGCTCATTATGGCGAAGACATTGCATATTATTACGCAACGCGCCCTGGCATTACCGGTCTATGGCAAGTAAGCGGGCGCAGCGACACATCTTATGAACGCCGCGTGCAGCTTGATCGGTGGTATGTTCGAAATTGGACTTTGTGGCACGATATCGCAATTTTATTAAAAACATTACCCGCCGTTCTTTTTCAGTCAGGTGCACGATAA
- a CDS encoding outer membrane beta-barrel protein gives MKKGRVISIAGLFGVCFLSASSSKAQALNGYFPDLGSGADDPSMDAQQQQIASAYAPLGIHTGNFLTYLSAAEVGGYTTNADRLQGGHGSPFLNNQAQLETSNSSPLTSVDAGMSVDDIRYTSRTLQDRTNWTAYLRGHHDFGRNRAALSFTHENSTQMPTDLGALALDRPIPYSVNTLILSDTLSTHGRVSFIPLAQAVNYNFTDLGGDNPYLNQSYRNRVVVDEGVTTRYEFAKGSMALLMLRGTEIKYLENQQQGEPIRDSTGFSIAGGYDFGLTGPIRFRVMGGYQVRYFSSNSLRSIQEPLVQATLVWVPTRLTTVKINVNHGIDDSAFENIVGFTYTTAGISVRHVLARNIILNGSLEYQLAQYGETPSFLQNTVLQQVGSRQKNLNFNVGAQWLLDRHVSLDLEYMFSNQRTIDSSTYGINTISLSARFAL, from the coding sequence GTGAAAAAAGGACGCGTCATTAGCATCGCAGGTCTGTTTGGTGTTTGTTTTTTGAGCGCGTCTTCAAGCAAGGCTCAGGCACTCAATGGCTATTTCCCAGACCTTGGATCTGGTGCCGACGACCCTTCGATGGATGCTCAACAGCAACAGATAGCAAGTGCTTATGCTCCGCTTGGAATTCATACGGGGAATTTTTTAACCTATCTAAGTGCGGCTGAAGTTGGGGGCTACACAACGAATGCCGATCGCTTGCAAGGGGGGCATGGAAGCCCTTTTCTCAATAACCAAGCCCAACTAGAAACATCTAATTCCTCACCTTTGACATCGGTGGATGCCGGGATGTCGGTGGATGATATCCGATACACTTCGCGCACATTGCAGGATCGCACGAACTGGACGGCTTATCTAAGAGGACATCATGATTTTGGACGCAATCGAGCTGCTTTATCCTTTACGCATGAGAATTCTACTCAAATGCCCACCGATCTCGGTGCATTGGCGCTTGACCGCCCCATTCCTTATTCGGTCAACACATTAATCTTAAGCGACACGCTGTCCACCCATGGTAGAGTTAGTTTTATTCCGCTTGCCCAGGCAGTAAATTATAATTTTACGGATTTAGGTGGGGATAACCCTTATCTTAACCAATCTTATCGCAATCGCGTTGTGGTGGATGAAGGTGTCACTACACGATATGAGTTCGCTAAGGGAAGCATGGCTCTTTTAATGCTTCGGGGAACTGAGATTAAGTATCTTGAAAATCAGCAGCAGGGCGAGCCCATCCGAGATTCAACGGGCTTTTCTATTGCGGGTGGTTATGACTTCGGTCTTACGGGCCCCATTCGTTTTCGTGTTATGGGCGGGTACCAAGTTCGTTATTTTTCTTCGAATTCTCTAAGGAGTATCCAAGAGCCACTTGTCCAAGCAACCCTTGTGTGGGTTCCTACAAGATTAACCACCGTAAAAATTAATGTAAACCATGGCATAGACGATAGTGCTTTTGAGAATATTGTAGGATTCACTTATACAACGGCTGGCATTTCTGTAAGACATGTGCTGGCTCGAAACATTATACTGAATGGAAGCCTTGAATACCAACTGGCTCAATATGGCGAAACTCCAAGTTTTTTACAGAATACAGTTTTGCAGCAGGTTGGGTCTCGGCAGAAGAATTTGAATTTTAATGTTGGAGCACAATGGCTTCTTGACCGTCATGTAAGTCTTGACTTGGAATATATGTTTTCTAATCAGCGCACTATAGATTCCTCAACGTATGGTATTAACACAATTTCTTTAAGTGCTCGTTTCGCTCTTTGA